The Pseudomonas orientalis genome contains a region encoding:
- a CDS encoding TrkH family potassium uptake protein produces MALPTLRIIGFIIGIFLITLAIAMVVPMATLVIFERTSDLPSFLWASMITFIAGLALVIPGRPEHVHLRPRDMYLLTVTSWVVVCVFAALPFLLTQHISYTDSFFESMSGITATGSTVLSGLDNMSPGILMWRSLLHWLGGIGFIGMAVAILPLLRIGGMRLFQTESSDRSEKVMPRSHMVARLIVAAYVGITILGSLAFWWAGMGLFDAINHAMSAISTGGFSTSDESLAHWKQPAVHWVAVVVMILGSLPFTLYVATLRGNRRALLRDQQVQGLLGLLVVTWLVLGTWYWWTTNLHWLDALRHVALNVTSVVTTTGFALGDYSLWGNFSLMLFFYLGFIGGCSGSTAGGIKIFRFQVAYILLKANLNQLIHPRAVIKQKYNGHRLDEEIVRSILTFSFFFAITICAIALALSLLGLDWMTALTGAASTVSGVGPGLGETIGPAGNFASLPDAAKWILSLGMLLGRLEIITVFVLCIPAFWRH; encoded by the coding sequence ATGGCGTTGCCGACCCTGCGCATCATCGGTTTCATCATCGGCATCTTCCTGATCACACTTGCGATCGCCATGGTCGTGCCCATGGCCACCCTGGTGATCTTCGAACGCACCAGCGACCTGCCCTCGTTCCTGTGGGCCAGCATGATCACCTTTATCGCCGGCCTCGCCCTGGTCATTCCCGGGCGCCCGGAACATGTGCACCTGCGCCCCCGGGACATGTACCTGCTGACCGTCACCAGCTGGGTGGTAGTGTGCGTCTTCGCCGCGCTGCCGTTCCTGCTGACTCAGCACATCAGCTACACCGACTCGTTTTTTGAAAGCATGTCCGGTATCACGGCCACCGGGTCCACGGTGTTGAGCGGGCTGGACAACATGTCGCCGGGCATCCTGATGTGGCGCTCGCTGTTGCACTGGCTCGGCGGTATCGGGTTTATCGGCATGGCGGTGGCGATCCTGCCGCTGCTGCGCATCGGTGGCATGCGCCTGTTCCAGACCGAGTCGTCGGACCGTTCGGAAAAGGTCATGCCGCGCTCCCATATGGTCGCGCGGCTGATCGTGGCGGCGTATGTGGGCATCACCATCCTTGGCAGCCTGGCGTTCTGGTGGGCCGGGATGGGGCTGTTCGATGCGATCAACCACGCCATGTCGGCGATTTCCACCGGCGGGTTTTCCACCTCCGATGAATCCCTGGCGCACTGGAAGCAACCGGCGGTGCACTGGGTGGCGGTGGTGGTGATGATCCTGGGCAGCCTGCCGTTCACCCTGTACGTGGCGACCTTGCGCGGCAACCGTCGCGCGCTGCTCAGGGACCAGCAGGTGCAGGGCTTGCTCGGTCTGCTGGTGGTGACCTGGCTGGTGCTCGGCACCTGGTATTGGTGGACCACCAACCTGCACTGGCTGGATGCCCTGCGCCACGTGGCGCTGAACGTCACCTCGGTGGTGACCACCACCGGTTTTGCGCTGGGGGACTACAGCCTCTGGGGCAACTTTTCACTGATGCTGTTCTTCTACCTGGGCTTTATCGGCGGCTGTTCGGGCTCTACCGCCGGCGGGATCAAGATCTTCCGCTTCCAGGTCGCCTACATCCTGCTCAAGGCCAACCTGAACCAGTTGATTCACCCGCGCGCGGTGATCAAACAGAAGTACAACGGTCACCGTCTCGACGAGGAAATCGTGCGGTCGATCCTGACCTTTTCGTTTTTCTTCGCCATCACCATTTGCGCCATCGCGCTGGCCCTGTCACTGCTGGGCCTGGACTGGATGACCGCGCTGACCGGCGCGGCCAGTACCGTATCCGGCGTCGGCCCGGGCCTGGGTGAAACCATCGGCCCGGCCGGCAACTTCGCCAGCCTGCCGGATGCGGCCAAGTGGATTCTGTCGCTGGGCATGCTGTTGGGACGGCTGGAAATCATTACGGTGTTTGTGCTCTGTATTCCGGCGTTCTGGCGTCACTGA
- a CDS encoding ATPase yields MRNDAKDDFDNVPSLRADTGDDDDFVPTAATSVRSRTTPVVKVKRASTGPLWALVGALLIAFAGLAWWSFQQISLMGQQLVATQESFARISEEAAGRLQDISGKVVASEANVNNGSEALKLQIKQLETQLLEQGKQQVGVAGQATELDQRLAQMSASTAELTSANAKLQGQVQALTDAVATLKAAQGEIKDLANEVATLKKQGNPAAAIARLEQDVLVLKSAQENQPANTDAPTNKEFDVFRIQTTRNITTLQSQVQNLNQRLNAPAAATPLGQ; encoded by the coding sequence ATGCGTAACGATGCTAAAGACGATTTCGACAACGTTCCCAGCCTGCGGGCAGATACAGGGGACGATGATGATTTCGTGCCGACAGCCGCCACCTCGGTGCGCTCGCGCACAACGCCTGTGGTCAAGGTTAAAAGAGCCAGCACCGGCCCGCTGTGGGCGCTGGTCGGCGCCTTGCTGATCGCCTTTGCGGGCCTGGCCTGGTGGAGCTTCCAGCAGATTTCCCTGATGGGCCAGCAATTGGTCGCCACCCAGGAAAGCTTTGCGCGCATCAGCGAAGAAGCGGCGGGGCGCCTGCAGGATATTTCCGGCAAGGTCGTGGCCAGCGAGGCCAATGTAAACAACGGCAGCGAAGCGCTGAAATTGCAGATCAAGCAGCTGGAAACGCAGTTGCTTGAGCAGGGCAAGCAACAAGTGGGCGTAGCCGGCCAAGCCACCGAACTGGATCAGCGCCTGGCGCAGATGAGTGCGAGCACCGCGGAGCTGACGAGCGCGAATGCCAAGTTGCAGGGCCAGGTCCAGGCGCTGACTGATGCTGTCGCCACGCTCAAGGCGGCGCAGGGCGAGATCAAGGATCTGGCCAATGAGGTAGCGACCTTGAAGAAACAAGGCAATCCGGCTGCCGCCATCGCCCGACTCGAGCAGGACGTGCTGGTGCTCAAGAGTGCACAGGAAAACCAGCCCGCCAACACCGATGCGCCGACCAATAAAGAGTTCGACGTATTCCGCATCCAGACCACGCGCAATATCACCACATTGCAGAGCCAGGTGCAGAATTTGAACCAGCGCCTCAATGCGCCGGCGGCGGCTACACCGCTGGGTCAATGA
- a CDS encoding NAD-dependent epimerase/dehydratase family protein, translated as MKILVTGASGFIGGRFARFALEQGLDVRVNGRRADSVEHLVRRGAEFIQGDLNDADLVRNLCRDVEAVVHCAGAVGLWGKYQDFHQANVLVTENVVEACLKQRVGRLVHLSSPSIYFDGRDHVGLTEEQVPKRFKHPYAATKYLAEQKVFGAQEFGLEVLALRPRFVTGAGDMSIFPRLLKMQRKNRLAIVGDGLNKVDFTSVHNLNEALLSSLLAPGSALGRAYNISNGTPVPVWDVVNYVMRQMDLPQVTRYRSYALSCSVAALNEAFCAVWPGRPEPSLTRLGMQVMNKNFTLDISRARHYLDYDPKASLWSALDEFCLWWKAQAPGHP; from the coding sequence ATGAAAATTCTGGTCACCGGCGCAAGCGGCTTCATCGGCGGACGCTTTGCGCGTTTCGCCCTGGAGCAGGGCCTGGATGTGCGGGTCAACGGGCGACGCGCGGACAGCGTGGAACACCTGGTACGGCGCGGTGCCGAGTTTATCCAGGGTGATCTGAACGATGCCGACCTGGTGCGCAACCTGTGCCGTGACGTCGAGGCCGTGGTGCATTGTGCCGGTGCAGTCGGGCTGTGGGGCAAGTATCAGGATTTCCATCAAGCCAATGTGCTGGTCACCGAGAACGTCGTCGAAGCGTGCCTCAAGCAGCGGGTCGGGCGACTGGTGCATCTGTCGTCGCCTTCCATCTACTTCGATGGGCGCGACCACGTGGGGCTGACCGAAGAGCAGGTACCCAAGCGCTTCAAGCATCCCTATGCCGCGACCAAATACCTGGCGGAGCAGAAAGTGTTCGGCGCCCAGGAGTTCGGCCTGGAAGTACTGGCCCTGCGCCCGCGTTTCGTCACCGGCGCCGGTGACATGAGCATCTTCCCGCGGCTGTTGAAAATGCAGCGCAAGAACCGCCTGGCCATCGTCGGTGACGGCCTTAACAAGGTCGATTTCACCAGTGTGCACAACCTTAACGAGGCGTTGCTCAGCAGCTTGCTGGCGCCAGGTTCCGCGCTGGGCAGGGCCTACAACATCAGCAATGGCACGCCGGTGCCGGTGTGGGATGTGGTCAACTATGTGATGCGACAAATGGACCTGCCTCAGGTCACCCGCTACCGGTCCTATGCCTTGTCCTGCAGTGTGGCGGCGTTGAACGAGGCGTTTTGTGCGGTATGGCCGGGGCGGCCGGAGCCGTCGTTGACGCGCCTGGGCATGCAGGTGATGAACAAAAATTTCACCCTCGACATCAGCCGGGCGCGGCATTATCTCGATTACGACCCCAAAGCCAGTCTGTGGAGCGCCCTCGACGAGTTCTGCCTGTGGTGGAAGGCCCAGGCGCCGGGCCACCCATAA
- a CDS encoding LysR family transcriptional regulator ArgP has product MFDYKLLSALAAVVEQAGFERGAQVLGLSQSAVSQRIKLLEARVGQPVLVRATPPTPTDIGRRLLNHVQQVRLLERDLQSQVPALDEEGMPERLRIALNADSLATWWALAVSDFCGEQHLLLDLVVEDQTVGLKRMRAGEVAACICASERPVAGARSLALGAMRYRAFASPGFIARHFPTGVQADQLAGTPALVFGPDDFLQHRYLASLGVNGGFEHHLCPSSEGFIRLMEAGLGWGLAPELQVRASLEKGLLVELLPDKPIDVPLYWHHWRSGGHLLGLLTEHLARVCGQWLVPLK; this is encoded by the coding sequence ATGTTCGACTATAAGTTGCTTTCCGCCCTGGCGGCCGTGGTGGAACAGGCTGGCTTCGAGCGCGGCGCGCAGGTGCTCGGGCTGTCGCAGTCAGCCGTGTCCCAGCGCATCAAGTTGCTGGAGGCGCGCGTCGGCCAGCCGGTACTGGTGCGGGCGACACCACCGACCCCCACTGATATTGGCCGACGCTTGCTCAACCATGTGCAACAGGTGCGCCTGCTGGAGCGTGACCTGCAAAGCCAGGTGCCGGCGTTGGACGAAGAGGGCATGCCCGAGCGCCTGCGCATCGCGCTGAATGCCGACAGCCTCGCCACGTGGTGGGCGCTGGCGGTCAGCGACTTTTGCGGCGAACAGCACCTGCTGCTGGACCTGGTGGTGGAGGACCAGACCGTGGGCCTCAAACGCATGCGCGCCGGTGAAGTGGCGGCCTGTATCTGCGCCAGCGAGCGCCCGGTTGCCGGCGCCCGCAGCCTGGCACTTGGCGCCATGCGTTACCGCGCATTCGCCAGCCCCGGGTTTATAGCGCGGCATTTCCCGACTGGCGTGCAAGCCGATCAATTGGCCGGTACGCCGGCGCTGGTATTCGGGCCGGATGATTTCCTGCAACACCGTTACCTGGCTTCGCTCGGTGTAAATGGCGGTTTCGAGCACCATTTATGCCCGTCATCCGAAGGCTTTATCCGCCTGATGGAAGCCGGCCTGGGCTGGGGCCTGGCGCCTGAATTGCAGGTGCGCGCCTCGCTGGAAAAAGGCCTGCTGGTCGAATTGCTGCCAGATAAGCCCATCGATGTGCCGCTGTACTGGCATCATTGGCGCAGTGGCGGGCACTTGTTGGGCCTGTTGACCGAGCACCTGGCCCGGGTCTGTGGGCAGTGGTTGGTGCCGTTGAAGTGA
- a CDS encoding imelysin family protein has protein sequence MIRMPLATASLLAIAISLAGCGEGKDKAAAPQAPAAASTTAPAAATPAGQVDEAAAKAVVAHYADMVFAVYSDAESTAKTLQTAIDTFLANPNDDTLKAARTAWIAARVPYLQSEVFRFGNTIIDDWEGQVNAWPLDEGLIDYVDKSYEHALGNPGANANIIANNEIQVGEDKVDVKEITPEKLASLNELGGSEANVATGYHAIEFLLWGQDLNGTGPGAGNRPASDYMTGDGATGGHNERRRTYLRAVTQLLVSDLQEMVGNWKPNVEDNYRATLESEPATDGLRKMLFGMGSLSLGELAGERMKVSLEANSPEDEQDCFSDNTHYSHFYDAKGIRNVYLGEYTRVDGNKLTGPSLSSLVAKADPAADAVLKADLAATEAKIQVMVDHAGKGEHYDQLIAAGNDAGNQIVRDAIAALVKQTGSIEAAAGKLGISDLNPDSADHEF, from the coding sequence ATGATTCGTATGCCCCTGGCCACCGCCAGTCTGCTGGCCATTGCTATTTCTCTCGCCGGTTGCGGCGAAGGTAAAGACAAGGCCGCCGCGCCTCAGGCGCCTGCCGCTGCCAGCACTACCGCTCCAGCGGCTGCCACGCCTGCAGGCCAGGTCGACGAAGCGGCCGCCAAGGCCGTGGTCGCGCATTACGCCGACATGGTATTTGCGGTGTACAGCGACGCCGAGTCCACCGCGAAAACCCTGCAGACCGCCATCGACACCTTCCTGGCCAACCCCAACGACGACACGCTCAAGGCAGCTCGTACCGCCTGGATCGCCGCGCGCGTGCCTTACCTGCAGAGTGAAGTGTTCCGCTTCGGCAACACCATCATCGACGACTGGGAAGGCCAGGTGAACGCCTGGCCTCTGGACGAGGGGCTGATCGACTACGTCGACAAATCCTACGAACACGCACTGGGCAACCCGGGCGCCAACGCCAACATCATCGCCAACAACGAAATCCAGGTTGGCGAAGACAAGGTCGACGTCAAGGAAATCACCCCGGAAAAACTCGCCAGCCTCAATGAGCTGGGCGGCTCCGAAGCGAACGTCGCCACCGGCTATCACGCCATCGAATTCCTGCTCTGGGGCCAGGACCTCAACGGCACCGGCCCAGGCGCGGGCAACCGCCCGGCCTCGGACTACATGACCGGTGACGGTGCAACCGGCGGCCACAACGAGCGTCGTCGCACCTACCTGCGCGCCGTGACCCAACTGCTGGTCAGCGATCTGCAGGAAATGGTCGGCAACTGGAAGCCCAACGTCGAAGACAACTACCGCGCCACCCTCGAGTCGGAACCGGCTACCGACGGCCTGCGCAAGATGCTGTTCGGCATGGGCAGCCTGTCCCTCGGCGAACTGGCCGGCGAACGCATGAAGGTCTCTCTGGAAGCCAACTCGCCGGAAGACGAGCAGGACTGCTTCAGCGACAACACCCACTACTCACACTTCTATGACGCCAAGGGCATCCGTAACGTCTACCTGGGCGAGTACACCCGCGTCGACGGTAACAAGCTGACCGGCCCGAGCCTCTCGTCCCTGGTCGCGAAAGCCGACCCGGCGGCCGATGCAGTCCTCAAGGCTGACCTGGCGGCGACCGAAGCGAAGATCCAGGTGATGGTCGACCACGCCGGCAAGGGCGAGCACTACGATCAGTTGATCGCGGCCGGTAACGATGCAGGCAACCAGATCGTGCGTGACGCCATCGCTGCGCTGGTCAAGCAGACCGGTTCGATCGAAGCCGCCGCAGGCAAGCTGGGCATCAGCGACCTGAACCCGGACAGCGCCGATCACGAGTTCTGA
- a CDS encoding DUF962 domain-containing protein: MENVKRFNSFAEFYPYYLAEHGNSTCRRLHFIGTTLVIGILAYAIGRGSPGLLLAVPIAGYSFAWIGHFFFEKNRPATFQHPFYSLLGDFVMYRDMILGKVPF; the protein is encoded by the coding sequence GTGGAAAACGTCAAGCGATTCAACAGCTTCGCCGAGTTTTACCCGTACTACCTGGCGGAGCACGGCAACAGCACCTGCCGGCGCCTGCATTTTATCGGCACTACGCTGGTGATCGGCATCCTGGCCTACGCCATCGGCCGAGGCTCGCCGGGCCTGTTGCTGGCCGTGCCGATCGCCGGCTACAGCTTCGCCTGGATCGGCCATTTCTTCTTCGAGAAGAACCGTCCGGCCACCTTCCAGCACCCGTTTTACAGCCTGCTCGGTGATTTTGTGATGTATCGCGACATGATCCTGGGCAAAGTGCCGTTCTAG
- a CDS encoding putative bifunctional diguanylate cyclase/phosphodiesterase has product MKLELKNSLSVKLLRVVLLSALIVGVALSVAQIVFDAYKTRQAVAGDAQRILDMFRDPSTQAVYSLDREMGMQVIEGLFQDDAVRVASIGHPNETMLAEKSRALQPSSSRWLTDLILGQERSFTTPLVGKGPYSEYYGDLSITLDTATYGEGFLVSSVIIFISGVLRALALGLVLYLVYHWLLTKPLSRIIEHLASINPDRPSEHKIPQLKGHERNELGLWINTANQLLESIERNTHLRHEAESSLLRMAQYDFLTGLPNRQKLQEQLDRILTDAGRRQRRVAVLCVGLDDFKSVNEQFTYQNGDKLLLALADRLRAHSGRLGALARLGGDQFALVQADIDQPYEAAELAQSILDDLEAEFALDQDQIRLRATIGITLFPEDGDSTEKLLQKAEQTMTLAKSRSRNRYQFYIASVDSEIRRRRELEKDLRDALSRDQFHLVYQPQISYRDHRVVGVEALIRWQHPEHGLVPPDLFIPLAEQNGTIIPIGEWVLDQACRQLREWHDLGFTELRMAVNLSTVQLHHTELPRVVNNLMQIYRLPPRSLELEVTETGLMEDISTAAQHLLSLRRSGALIAIDDFGTGYSSLSYLKSLPLDKIKIDKSFVQDLLDDDDDATIVRAIIQLGKSLGMQVIAEGVETAEQEAYIISEGCHEGQGYHYSKPLQARELAAFLKQSERDNAAIL; this is encoded by the coding sequence TTGAAGCTGGAACTCAAAAACAGCTTGTCGGTGAAGTTGCTACGGGTTGTCTTGCTCTCGGCACTGATCGTGGGCGTGGCACTGAGCGTGGCGCAGATCGTGTTCGACGCTTACAAGACGCGCCAGGCCGTGGCCGGAGATGCCCAACGTATCCTCGACATGTTTCGCGACCCCTCGACCCAGGCCGTCTACAGCCTGGACCGCGAAATGGGCATGCAGGTGATCGAAGGTCTGTTTCAGGATGACGCCGTGCGCGTGGCCTCCATCGGTCATCCCAACGAAACCATGCTCGCGGAAAAAAGCCGCGCCTTGCAGCCCTCTTCCAGCCGTTGGTTGACCGACCTGATTCTTGGGCAGGAACGCAGCTTCACCACCCCACTGGTCGGCAAGGGCCCCTACAGCGAGTATTACGGCGACCTGAGCATTACCCTCGACACCGCCACATACGGCGAAGGCTTCCTTGTCAGCTCAGTGATCATTTTTATCTCCGGTGTGCTGCGCGCCCTGGCTCTGGGCCTGGTGTTGTACTTGGTGTATCACTGGCTGCTGACCAAACCGTTGTCGCGGATTATCGAGCACCTGGCGTCGATCAATCCGGACCGGCCCAGCGAGCACAAGATCCCGCAGCTCAAGGGGCATGAGCGCAACGAGTTGGGGCTGTGGATAAACACCGCCAACCAGTTGCTCGAATCCATCGAACGCAATACCCACCTGCGCCACGAGGCCGAGTCCAGCCTGTTGCGCATGGCCCAGTATGATTTTCTCACCGGCCTGCCGAACCGCCAGAAGTTGCAGGAGCAACTGGACAGGATCCTGACTGATGCCGGCCGGCGCCAGCGTCGCGTGGCAGTGTTGTGCGTTGGGCTGGATGACTTCAAGAGCGTCAACGAACAGTTCACTTATCAGAACGGCGACAAACTGCTGCTGGCCCTGGCCGATCGCTTGCGCGCCCACAGCGGCCGCCTGGGCGCGCTCGCCCGCCTGGGTGGCGATCAGTTCGCCCTGGTGCAAGCCGATATCGACCAGCCCTACGAAGCCGCCGAACTGGCGCAAAGTATCCTGGATGACCTGGAAGCGGAGTTCGCCCTCGATCAGGACCAGATTCGCCTGCGCGCCACCATCGGCATCACCTTGTTCCCGGAAGACGGCGACAGCACCGAGAAGTTGCTGCAAAAAGCCGAACAGACCATGACCCTGGCCAAAAGCCGCTCGCGCAATCGCTATCAGTTCTACATCGCCAGCGTCGACAGCGAAATACGTCGGCGCCGCGAACTGGAGAAAGACCTGCGCGATGCCTTGAGCCGCGACCAGTTTCACCTGGTGTATCAACCGCAGATCAGTTATCGCGACCACCGCGTGGTCGGTGTAGAGGCGTTGATTCGCTGGCAGCACCCGGAACACGGCCTGGTTCCACCGGACCTGTTCATCCCGTTGGCGGAACAGAACGGCACCATCATTCCCATCGGTGAATGGGTGCTGGATCAGGCGTGCCGCCAACTGCGCGAATGGCATGACCTGGGCTTCACCGAACTGCGCATGGCGGTCAACCTGTCCACGGTGCAACTGCACCACACCGAGTTGCCGCGCGTGGTCAACAACCTGATGCAGATTTACCGCCTGCCACCGCGCAGCCTGGAGCTGGAAGTCACCGAAACCGGCCTGATGGAAGACATCAGCACCGCCGCCCAGCACCTGTTGAGCCTGCGCCGTTCGGGGGCGCTGATCGCCATCGATGACTTCGGCACCGGTTACTCATCCCTGAGCTACCTCAAAAGCCTGCCGCTGGACAAGATCAAGATCGACAAGAGCTTCGTCCAGGACCTGCTGGACGATGACGACGACGCGACCATCGTGCGAGCGATCATCCAACTGGGCAAAAGCCTGGGCATGCAGGTGATTGCCGAGGGCGTGGAGACCGCCGAGCAAGAGGCCTACATCATCTCCGAGGGTTGCCATGAAGGCCAGGGCTACCACTACAGCAAACCGCTGCAGGCCCGGGAGTTGGCGGCTTTCCTGAAGCAATCGGAACGCGATAACGCGGCGATTCTTTGA
- a CDS encoding superoxide dismutase, protein MAFELPPLPYAHDALQPHISKETLEYHHDKHHNTYVVNLNNLVPGTEFEGKTLEEIVKSSSGGIFNNAAQVWNHTFYWNCLAPNAGGQPTGALAEAINAAFGSFDKFKEEFTKTSVGTFGSGWGWLVKKADGSLALASTIGAGNPLTNGDTPLLTCDVWEHAYYIDYRNVRPKYVEAFWNLVNWKFVAEQFEGKTFTA, encoded by the coding sequence ATGGCTTTCGAATTGCCGCCGCTGCCCTACGCACACGATGCCCTGCAGCCGCACATCTCCAAGGAAACCCTGGAGTATCACCACGACAAGCACCACAACACCTATGTCGTGAACCTGAACAACCTGGTGCCAGGCACCGAGTTCGAAGGCAAGACCCTGGAAGAAATCGTCAAATCTTCCTCGGGCGGCATCTTCAACAACGCCGCTCAGGTCTGGAACCACACCTTCTACTGGAACTGCCTGGCGCCAAACGCCGGCGGTCAACCTACCGGCGCATTGGCTGAAGCCATCAACGCTGCGTTCGGTTCGTTCGACAAGTTCAAGGAAGAGTTCACCAAGACGTCGGTCGGCACCTTCGGTTCCGGTTGGGGCTGGCTGGTGAAAAAGGCTGACGGTTCCCTGGCCCTGGCCAGCACCATCGGCGCCGGCAACCCGCTGACCAACGGCGACACCCCGCTGCTGACCTGCGATGTCTGGGAACACGCCTACTACATCGACTACCGCAACGTGCGTCCAAAGTATGTGGAAGCGTTCTGGAACCTGGTCAACTGGAAGTTCGTGGCTGAGCAGTTCGAAGGCAAGACCTTCACTGCCTAA
- a CDS encoding AraC family transcriptional regulator: MSERTTSASWAMGIVKALEMDGLDCRALFKQLGLDYADLSNPDARFAQDAMTRLWQRAVELSGNPAIGLNMGKVARPASFHVAGYALMSSNTLADGFRRLVRYQRIIAESADLSFRLLPEGYALILTVHGDHLPPTRQSAEASLASALALCGWLTGRTLQPHKVMLQGDQPVDLAPYKEVFHAPLEFNAPYDALIFEQADMDAPLPTANEAMAQLHDRFAGEYLARFSESRVTHKARQVLCRLLPQGEPKREVVAQTLHLSQRTLQRRLQEEGTSFQALLDDTRRELAEQYLAQPSMTLLEIAYLLGFADPSNFFRAFRRWFDATPGEYRARLQHTSTVSDARTPEYRAQTP; this comes from the coding sequence ATGAGCGAACGAACAACGTCTGCAAGCTGGGCGATGGGGATAGTCAAGGCCCTGGAAATGGACGGCCTGGATTGCCGGGCCCTGTTCAAACAACTGGGATTGGACTATGCCGATCTCAGTAACCCCGACGCGCGTTTTGCGCAGGATGCCATGACCCGTTTATGGCAGCGCGCAGTGGAGTTATCGGGCAACCCGGCCATTGGCCTGAACATGGGCAAAGTGGCGCGTCCGGCCTCGTTTCATGTCGCCGGTTATGCCTTGATGTCCAGCAACACCCTGGCCGACGGCTTCAGGCGCCTGGTACGTTACCAGCGCATCATCGCCGAAAGCGCCGACTTGAGTTTCCGCCTGCTACCCGAGGGCTACGCGCTGATCCTGACCGTGCACGGCGATCACCTGCCGCCCACCCGACAAAGCGCCGAGGCCTCGCTGGCCAGTGCGTTGGCGCTGTGCGGCTGGCTCACAGGACGAACCCTGCAACCGCACAAGGTGATGCTGCAGGGCGATCAACCGGTCGATCTGGCGCCCTACAAAGAGGTGTTCCATGCGCCGCTGGAATTCAATGCGCCGTATGACGCGCTGATTTTCGAGCAGGCCGACATGGATGCGCCATTGCCCACGGCCAACGAGGCCATGGCGCAGTTGCACGATCGTTTTGCCGGTGAATACCTGGCGCGCTTTTCCGAAAGCCGTGTGACCCACAAGGCACGGCAGGTATTGTGCCGCCTGCTGCCCCAGGGCGAACCCAAGCGCGAAGTGGTGGCGCAGACGTTGCATCTGTCCCAGCGTACCTTGCAGCGGCGTTTGCAGGAGGAGGGCACCAGCTTCCAGGCCCTGCTTGACGACACCCGTCGTGAGCTGGCCGAGCAATACCTGGCGCAGCCGAGCATGACCTTGCTGGAAATCGCCTACCTGTTGGGGTTCGCCGACCCCAGCAACTTCTTTCGCGCGTTTCGCCGCTGGTTCGACGCCACGCCCGGCGAATACCGGGCGCGGTTGCAGCATACGTCGACCGTCAGTGACGCCAGAACGCCGGAATACAGAGCACAAACACCGTAA
- a CDS encoding LysE/ArgO family amino acid transporter: MWQSYMNGLLVALGLIMAIGTQNAFVLAQGLRREHHLPVAALCVICDALLVAAGVFGLATVLAQSPILLAVARWGGAAFLLWYGACALRRACSTQSLDQNASLKTRSLRAVLLSALAVTLLNPHVYLDTVLLIGSLGAQQTEPGAYVAGAASASLLWFTTLALGAAWLAPWLARPATWRLLDLLVAVMMFSVAYQLISAP, from the coding sequence ATGTGGCAAAGCTATATGAACGGGTTGCTGGTAGCCCTGGGGCTGATCATGGCGATCGGCACGCAGAATGCGTTCGTTCTGGCGCAGGGCCTGCGCCGCGAGCATCACTTGCCGGTCGCAGCCCTGTGTGTAATCTGCGATGCACTGCTGGTGGCGGCCGGAGTGTTCGGATTGGCCACTGTGCTGGCGCAGAGCCCGATACTGCTGGCGGTGGCACGCTGGGGCGGAGCGGCGTTTCTGCTGTGGTACGGCGCGTGCGCGCTGCGCAGGGCCTGTTCGACACAAAGCCTGGACCAGAACGCCAGCCTCAAGACCCGCTCATTGCGCGCCGTGCTGCTGAGCGCGCTGGCGGTGACCCTGCTCAACCCCCATGTTTACCTGGACACCGTGCTGCTGATCGGCTCACTCGGCGCGCAACAAACGGAGCCGGGGGCCTACGTGGCCGGCGCGGCCAGTGCGTCGTTGCTGTGGTTTACCACCCTGGCCCTCGGTGCGGCGTGGTTGGCGCCTTGGCTGGCGCGCCCGGCCACCTGGCGCCTGCTCGACCTGTTGGTGGCCGTGATGATGTTCAGCGTGGCCTACCAATTAATCAGTGCGCCATGA